The following coding sequences lie in one Mycoplasma tauri genomic window:
- a CDS encoding Mbov_0119 family protein produces MKKLGIILTATIMINSSVTISCYSFSKNRTHYFSKASTSKNLIRNNTINSDLELNYNGLVSEKEFKKTNNKAQTQIYKTFTGYTIPIKNRSDKTSNYFLLNSYELIDKLWHELIFLYDNNDLKNGSSHNSKTILSVLKHNFDIFKHNKLYLNHLSKWLDLQANSVEINTNKFDADKHHYAFLYKNFLIKKNGLKHFIDFCLSKDKNNIQLINYVQKIINETKAFINIQFLNRDLAFNPLEDAYTVDLNNLDFIKSSPNDKIKDLRIQLINDGGFYVKEPSGKNKNNDLAILEYDYFMKPYNYDEFKKLFPNNKKYNGGTINEKEIEYAYLNLHINEILGTYGYFSAPSSSTTADLQLFLSNEIINGEKHKKIKGNTLVYRHNKDEWQDLKNYILKTIPYLISKKYTEEQKIRSLHNFIIWRIDYDLESAGEEIRTGKINLEMRNPAVFSKNPSLHDSVKGVCETYARTLALYATFLNIDIAYFTGDVYGYEYDEKNDKFSRTNVVEPHAWNIYKSKENGKYYYLDLTWNDIQQSRYYTTKFNDRNIIPFSYNYYLKKWKDITVLRKTGGIFDTWAYSVTNKNGESVVTRSIDKHIWMIDQWYKHIKQPNKYFEVPDLSTVHSWEKK; encoded by the coding sequence ATGAAAAAGCTTGGAATTATTCTTACTGCAACAATAATGATTAACTCTAGCGTCACAATTTCTTGCTATTCATTTTCCAAAAATAGAACCCACTATTTTTCTAAAGCAAGTACATCAAAAAATTTAATAAGAAACAACACAATAAACAGTGATTTAGAATTAAATTACAATGGCTTAGTTTCAGAAAAAGAATTTAAAAAAACTAATAATAAAGCACAAACTCAAATTTATAAAACTTTTACTGGTTATACTATCCCTATAAAAAATAGAAGTGACAAAACATCTAATTATTTTTTATTAAATAGCTATGAATTAATTGATAAATTATGGCATGAATTAATTTTCTTGTATGATAACAATGATTTAAAAAATGGGTCATCGCATAATTCCAAAACAATATTAAGTGTATTAAAGCATAACTTTGATATTTTTAAACACAATAAATTATATTTAAATCATTTATCAAAATGGCTTGATTTACAGGCAAATTCGGTTGAAATAAATACTAACAAATTCGATGCTGATAAACATCATTATGCATTTCTTTATAAAAATTTTCTAATAAAGAAAAATGGACTTAAACATTTTATTGACTTTTGTCTTTCTAAAGATAAAAATAATATTCAACTAATAAATTATGTGCAGAAAATAATTAATGAAACAAAGGCATTTATTAACATACAATTCCTAAATAGAGACCTAGCATTTAACCCATTAGAAGATGCTTATACAGTAGATTTAAATAACTTAGATTTTATAAAATCATCTCCAAATGACAAAATAAAAGACTTGAGAATACAACTAATAAATGATGGTGGATTTTATGTTAAAGAGCCCTCAGGCAAAAATAAAAATAATGATTTAGCTATACTTGAGTATGACTATTTTATGAAACCATATAACTATGATGAGTTCAAAAAATTATTTCCAAATAATAAAAAATACAATGGTGGTACTATTAATGAAAAAGAAATTGAATATGCATATTTAAATCTTCATATTAATGAAATACTTGGAACCTATGGCTATTTTTCAGCTCCCTCTTCTTCTACAACAGCTGATTTACAACTATTTTTGTCAAATGAAATAATAAACGGAGAAAAGCATAAAAAAATTAAGGGAAACACATTAGTTTATAGACATAACAAAGATGAATGACAAGATTTAAAAAATTATATTCTCAAAACAATTCCATATTTAATCTCGAAAAAATATACAGAAGAACAAAAAATAAGAAGTTTGCATAATTTTATAATATGGCGTATTGACTATGATTTAGAAAGCGCTGGAGAAGAAATTCGAACTGGAAAAATTAACCTTGAAATGAGAAATCCAGCAGTTTTTTCTAAAAATCCTAGTTTACATGATTCTGTTAAAGGTGTTTGCGAAACATATGCTCGAACATTAGCTCTTTATGCCACTTTTTTGAATATAGATATTGCATATTTTACTGGAGATGTCTATGGGTATGAATATGATGAAAAAAATGATAAATTTTCGCGTACAAATGTTGTAGAGCCGCATGCTTGAAATATATATAAATCAAAAGAAAACGGAAAGTATTATTATCTTGACTTAACTTGAAATGATATACAACAAAGCAGATACTACACAACTAAATTTAATGATAGAAATATTATTCCTTTTTCATACAATTATTACCTAAAAAAATGAAAAGATATCACTGTATTACGTAAAACAGGCGGAATATTTGATACTTGAGCATACTCGGTTACTAATAAAAATGGTGAATCTGTAGTTACTAGAAGCATAGACAAACATATTTGAATGATTGATCAATGATATAAACACATTAAGCAACCAAATAAATATTTTGAAGTGCCAGACTTATCAACTGTTCATTCATGAGAAAAAAAGTAG
- a CDS encoding MAG6410 family transglutaminase-related lipoprotein: MKNKKIRLAALSLLSSSSLITIISLSSSCLKSNNNNNDSANIQTKKNNYDNSDLKNIEGQHYRQKDKKKLDKIVSIEKKDESKLDEEPSEDNAELQESKAKASSSAKIESIPKPIIKNDIGTNEKKTRPLEALIPAEDLNLGNDREEGMFNEKEHQYYYRPLIKLDKDLVIKKESSESKKEAADNKENAAIHSKDGVDTIKQKILNTRYAGYNYYSHPDYHFKNDNVELKTDQSYQLQLFDKNNMPMSGVKWYLRTHYPSDFVYEPMQKTPDEVAITLSDTGLITSKKIEGQSKNYEIWAEYQGYIFKAEIKIYSVNETISLNHHELTLQKVKELTSNWKHLSNVQKALKAYEWITKNVKYVERGDFVSDQTAYSAIIEKASVCAGYAKGYKMFMDEMNIPSILLTGKVGNEWHLWNLVEIDSKWYHVDATWGAKVSQDGIQETYYNYFLISNYDIQWSRDYIKPFSLERMGTKYRAIKMDNFVIDKEDIKKLIERKLSDKTNNILELTTPFYNYDTEIQQAIKEITGANPQYGRKLENRHIRNFVKYEFMLPRIDKKATKVNLEVSKFTNDKSNYIIKIKPSADIELSSKNIFVEKAFIKDVEKVSDGYLVYLENFDTFGDANINLDIFKIGYDFIIKNKSFTFNVLKHETPNVVFEGVSDRSAILKNIDESMEYRVNTGEWKSVTKNEILLDDIGTTTVSIRKKETASHFASDIQLIKPYKPRDINNIVKYYGGWITGVNESMQYRLKGQEEWTNINDYKIKLPSGQYEIRVKPGINSLASEYHTVYVN, from the coding sequence ATGAAAAATAAAAAAATAAGATTAGCGGCGTTAAGTTTATTATCAAGTTCAAGCTTGATTACTATTATTTCATTATCATCTAGTTGTTTAAAGTCAAATAACAATAATAATGATTCTGCAAATATTCAAACAAAGAAAAATAACTATGATAATAGCGATCTCAAAAATATAGAAGGACAACACTATAGACAGAAAGATAAAAAGAAACTTGACAAAATAGTTTCTATTGAAAAGAAAGATGAATCTAAACTAGATGAAGAACCAAGTGAAGATAATGCAGAATTACAAGAATCAAAAGCAAAAGCAAGTTCTTCAGCTAAAATAGAAAGCATTCCAAAACCTATTATTAAAAATGATATTGGAACTAATGAAAAGAAAACTAGACCTTTAGAAGCGCTTATTCCTGCGGAAGATTTAAATCTAGGAAATGATCGTGAAGAAGGAATGTTTAATGAAAAAGAGCACCAATATTATTATCGTCCGCTTATAAAGCTTGACAAAGATTTAGTTATTAAGAAAGAGTCAAGTGAAAGCAAGAAGGAAGCGGCTGACAATAAAGAAAATGCCGCCATTCATTCAAAAGATGGCGTAGACACTATTAAACAAAAAATATTAAACACAAGATATGCTGGTTATAACTATTATTCACATCCAGATTATCATTTTAAAAATGATAATGTTGAGTTAAAAACTGATCAATCATATCAGTTACAACTTTTTGATAAAAATAATATGCCAATGTCTGGAGTTAAGTGATATTTAAGAACCCATTATCCTAGTGATTTTGTTTATGAACCAATGCAAAAAACTCCTGATGAAGTAGCAATTACTCTAAGTGATACTGGATTAATTACTTCTAAAAAAATTGAAGGACAAAGTAAAAACTATGAAATATGAGCAGAGTACCAAGGGTATATATTTAAGGCTGAAATTAAAATTTATTCAGTTAATGAAACAATATCGTTGAACCATCATGAATTAACTTTGCAAAAAGTCAAGGAATTAACAAGTAATTGAAAACATTTATCTAATGTTCAGAAAGCATTAAAAGCATATGAATGAATAACAAAAAATGTCAAATATGTTGAACGTGGAGATTTTGTCTCAGATCAAACTGCTTATTCAGCTATTATTGAAAAAGCTAGTGTATGTGCAGGCTATGCCAAAGGGTATAAAATGTTTATGGATGAAATGAATATTCCATCAATACTTTTAACTGGAAAAGTAGGAAATGAATGACATCTTTGAAACTTAGTTGAAATTGATAGCAAATGATATCATGTTGATGCTACATGAGGGGCAAAAGTAAGTCAAGACGGCATACAAGAAACTTACTATAATTATTTTTTGATTTCTAATTATGATATACAGTGAAGTAGAGATTATATTAAGCCTTTTTCGCTTGAAAGAATGGGAACTAAATATCGTGCAATAAAAATGGATAATTTTGTTATTGATAAGGAGGATATTAAAAAATTAATTGAAAGAAAACTAAGTGATAAAACAAATAATATTTTAGAACTGACCACTCCTTTTTATAATTATGATACAGAAATTCAACAAGCAATTAAAGAAATAACAGGTGCAAATCCACAATATGGAAGAAAATTAGAAAATAGACATATTAGAAATTTTGTTAAGTACGAATTTATGCTACCACGCATTGATAAAAAAGCTACAAAAGTTAATTTAGAAGTTTCAAAATTTACTAATGATAAAAGTAATTATATAATCAAAATAAAACCTAGTGCTGATATTGAACTATCATCAAAAAACATTTTTGTAGAAAAGGCATTTATAAAAGATGTTGAAAAAGTTAGTGATGGCTATCTAGTTTATTTAGAAAATTTTGATACATTTGGTGATGCAAATATAAATTTAGATATATTTAAAATTGGTTACGATTTTATAATTAAAAATAAATCTTTTACTTTTAATGTTTTAAAACATGAAACACCTAATGTGGTTTTTGAAGGAGTTTCTGATAGATCCGCCATCTTAAAAAACATTGATGAATCAATGGAATATAGAGTTAATACAGGAGAATGAAAATCAGTCACAAAAAATGAAATTTTGTTAGATGATATAGGAACAACAACGGTGTCAATACGTAAAAAAGAAACAGCTAGCCATTTTGCTTCTGACATCCAATTAATTAAACCTTATAAACCAAGAGATATCAATAATATAGTTAAATATTATGGTGGTTGAATTACTGGAGTTAATGAATCGATGCAATACCGTCTAAAAGGACAGGAAGAGTGAACTAATATTAATGATTACAAAATTAAATTACCTAGTGGTCAATATGAAATAAGAGTTAAGCCTGGCATCAATTCTTTAGCTTCTGAATATCATACAGTGTATGTGAATTAA
- a CDS encoding DUF3899 domain-containing protein, with protein sequence MKLNKEYFKQSFSWKKCMHFVAILIILSIMFLFFYLFKWKNNKTNSSIRIAQDVTFIISLTILTYVGMMYLLTSKLFFSSIKKNNVKRENEIIEKIYEVKSKPSSPERNMRLKILKEQLEEEKKKNKFDSHISKNNFVLWLLSAISIIFLISAIILTAVN encoded by the coding sequence ATGAAATTAAACAAAGAGTACTTTAAGCAATCTTTTTCCTGAAAAAAATGTATGCATTTTGTTGCAATTTTAATTATTTTATCAATAATGTTCTTATTTTTTTATTTATTTAAATGAAAAAACAATAAAACTAATAGTTCTATTAGAATTGCTCAAGATGTTACATTTATTATTTCATTGACAATTCTAACTTATGTAGGCATGATGTATCTTTTAACATCAAAACTGTTTTTTTCATCTATTAAGAAAAATAATGTTAAAAGAGAAAATGAGATTATAGAAAAAATTTACGAAGTTAAGAGTAAACCATCAAGCCCAGAGCGTAATATGAGATTAAAAATATTAAAAGAACAATTAGAAGAAGAAAAGAAAAAAAATAAATTTGATAGTCATATTTCTAAAAATAATTTTGTTCTTTGATTGCTTTCAGCAATTTCAATAATCTTCCTTATTTCAGCTATTATCTTAACTGCAGTTAATTAA
- a CDS encoding ATP-binding cassette domain-containing protein, with protein sequence MKNKQIILDIQGLKKYFVNNGNINKAVDDVFLKIHEGEIVGLIGESGSGKTTIGRAIIRLLNDASGLVSLNGKNVSGKYISHKNEKMLRKNVQMIFQDPYSSLNGRRNIFQILKEPLIFSGIINKKIFDIFSDWKNVKSHSKNFFNLISMKLKFENLHAINKIIQDFLTKWNDKLTNLKFDLSSKKLEDNFQLYFNYFEEKQLAKSEIINLIHAQAKNLINHYYDEQTKYRNTFYENSYFISENDEKSKILFELKNIKERLASTKNQYNDFILENKNTINNILKTYKSEQKYCFISSTCHDNSKFSVYNYKKELLIKNNYKLIKKNREKLSYLSLDQIKFLIHELNNYTDDFYVKHLNEIQPNKNIKKLTKNVIDLYFDFDIEKFFKASQDNKLSFENKQNYLLEKQTRYKNILKNYSAKQEKINLPNHHLSSYLKNHDEDYNNKADIFIDQIEHETKIYKKLILKNSILDKKINEINKQFFFEIKKELKNLKKINDKANFFEFKNNIKQYKQKIANKLESLKLFDVEIKNILKDLETIYLLFGVEKKVNFFSNIKNIIAKLITKQEIYKALEEVGLLRQFAYRYPHEFSGGQRQRIAIARALIVNPKIIIADEPVASLDISIQAQIVNLLKKLCKERNIGMLFIAHDLLMIEHIADEVAIMHLGKIVEKGYTKDVFEKPIHPYTVNLFKAIPKISNVNEKFDDVNFEPDYLEEQKFPNKPMMYKIEENHYLYGTKEQINEWIKPLNIKTPILVSENQKYHNDSTNKPNDGYFIAPSDIEYTVLIDQGGESIETFVNGSTIDEDQ encoded by the coding sequence ATGAAAAATAAGCAAATTATTTTAGACATACAAGGTTTAAAAAAATATTTTGTTAATAATGGAAATATAAATAAAGCTGTTGATGATGTTTTTTTAAAAATTCATGAAGGAGAAATTGTTGGTTTAATTGGAGAATCTGGAAGTGGAAAAACAACTATTGGACGCGCAATAATTAGACTTTTAAATGATGCAAGTGGATTAGTTTCTTTAAATGGAAAAAATGTAAGTGGGAAATATATATCACACAAAAATGAAAAAATGTTAAGAAAAAATGTTCAAATGATATTTCAAGACCCATATTCATCATTAAATGGCAGGAGAAATATTTTTCAAATTTTAAAAGAACCTCTAATTTTTAGTGGAATTATTAATAAAAAAATTTTTGATATTTTTAGTGATTGAAAGAACGTTAAATCTCACTCAAAAAATTTTTTTAATTTAATTTCAATGAAACTTAAGTTTGAAAATTTACATGCAATAAATAAAATAATTCAAGATTTTTTGACAAAATGAAATGATAAACTTACAAACCTAAAATTTGATCTAAGTTCAAAAAAATTAGAGGACAATTTTCAACTATACTTCAATTATTTTGAAGAAAAACAATTAGCTAAAAGCGAAATTATAAATTTGATTCATGCACAAGCAAAAAATCTAATAAATCATTATTATGATGAACAAACTAAATATAGGAATACATTTTATGAAAATTCCTATTTTATAAGTGAAAATGATGAAAAAAGCAAAATATTGTTTGAACTAAAAAATATAAAAGAGCGTCTAGCTTCAACTAAAAATCAATATAATGATTTTATATTAGAAAACAAAAATACAATTAACAATATTCTTAAAACATATAAAAGTGAACAAAAATATTGTTTCATTTCATCAACATGTCATGATAATAGTAAATTTTCTGTTTATAACTATAAAAAAGAATTATTAATAAAAAATAATTATAAATTAATTAAAAAAAATAGAGAAAAATTAAGTTACTTATCACTTGACCAAATCAAATTTTTAATTCATGAATTAAATAATTATACTGATGACTTTTATGTAAAACATCTTAATGAAATTCAACCAAATAAAAATATTAAAAAACTTACAAAAAATGTAATAGATCTTTACTTTGACTTTGATATTGAAAAATTTTTTAAGGCTAGCCAAGATAACAAATTATCATTTGAAAATAAACAAAATTATCTTTTAGAAAAACAAACTAGATATAAAAACATACTTAAAAATTATTCTGCTAAACAAGAAAAAATTAATTTACCTAATCATCATTTGTCAAGTTATCTTAAAAACCATGATGAAGATTACAATAATAAAGCTGACATATTTATTGACCAGATTGAGCATGAAACAAAGATATATAAAAAGTTAATTTTAAAAAATTCTATTTTAGATAAAAAAATTAATGAAATTAATAAACAATTCTTTTTTGAAATAAAGAAAGAATTAAAAAATCTTAAAAAAATAAATGATAAAGCCAATTTTTTTGAATTTAAAAATAATATTAAACAATACAAACAAAAAATAGCTAATAAATTAGAATCACTTAAATTATTTGATGTTGAAATAAAAAATATACTTAAGGATTTAGAAACTATTTATTTATTATTTGGCGTCGAAAAAAAGGTAAATTTTTTCTCAAACATAAAAAATATAATTGCTAAATTAATTACAAAACAAGAAATCTATAAAGCCTTAGAAGAAGTTGGCTTACTTCGTCAATTTGCCTATCGATACCCTCATGAATTTTCAGGAGGACAAAGACAAAGAATTGCAATTGCAAGAGCATTAATAGTTAATCCAAAAATTATAATAGCTGATGAACCCGTGGCATCACTAGATATTTCAATACAAGCACAGATAGTAAATTTATTAAAAAAATTATGCAAGGAAAGAAATATAGGTATGTTATTTATAGCCCACGACTTATTAATGATTGAACATATAGCTGATGAAGTTGCAATAATGCATTTAGGTAAAATTGTAGAAAAAGGCTATACTAAAGATGTTTTTGAAAAACCTATTCATCCTTATACTGTAAATTTATTTAAAGCAATCCCAAAAATATCAAATGTTAATGAAAAATTCGATGATGTTAATTTTGAACCGGATTATTTAGAAGAACAAAAATTTCCTAACAAGCCTATGATGTATAAAATTGAAGAAAATCACTATTTATATGGGACAAAAGAGCAAATTAATGAATGAATAAAGCCTCTCAATATAAAAACACCTATTTTAGTTTCTGAAAATCAAAAATATCACAACGATTCAACTAACAAACCAAATGATGGTTATTTTATTGCTCCTAGTGACATAGAATATACAGTATTAATTGATCAAGGCGGTGAATCAATAGAAACATTTGTAAATGGCTCTACAATTGATGAAGACCAATAA
- a CDS encoding ABC transporter ATP-binding protein has translation MEKINNKNLNSTKVELFEDNKLLKVRNLNVSFKSTKNSLIKIVRGIDFDINYGQIVGIVGESGSGKSVFSKALINANRETISSYDEFIIDNVDITKFKKEKMWQSIRGHYIGYIPQDPITSLNPTRKIGKQLMDALNKNDEWKSKSNNDKKNYLIGLLEKFGIHSPEYIYDQYPHTLSGGMKQRVLIAMIVALKPKLIIADEPTTALDPTIQASVLSLFEQIRQEYNISIILISHNISVVAKFCDYIYVMYAGKIVEKGLRKNIFTEPAHPYTWALISAIPESNVEELFSIKGTPPDMANLPAGDPFAQRNDYALEIDFEKEPPLIKINDNHSAATWLLHPDAPIIKKPKELERKLKFFREAFDKHEK, from the coding sequence ATGGAAAAGATAAATAATAAAAATTTGAATTCTACAAAAGTGGAATTGTTTGAAGACAATAAATTATTAAAAGTCCGTAACCTTAATGTTAGCTTCAAAAGTACTAAAAATTCATTGATAAAAATTGTTCGTGGCATTGATTTTGATATTAATTATGGTCAAATAGTTGGTATAGTTGGCGAATCAGGTTCTGGCAAGTCTGTATTTTCCAAAGCATTAATAAATGCAAATAGAGAAACTATTTCATCTTATGATGAATTCATAATTGATAATGTTGACATAACTAAGTTCAAAAAAGAAAAAATGTGACAATCAATAAGAGGACATTATATCGGGTATATACCACAAGATCCTATTACTTCGCTCAATCCAACAAGAAAAATAGGCAAACAGTTAATGGATGCTTTAAATAAAAATGATGAATGAAAATCTAAATCTAATAATGATAAAAAAAACTATTTAATAGGTCTTTTAGAAAAATTTGGAATTCATTCCCCTGAATATATTTATGATCAATATCCACATACATTGAGCGGAGGAATGAAACAAAGAGTTTTAATAGCAATGATAGTGGCTCTTAAGCCAAAATTAATAATTGCCGATGAACCTACAACTGCACTTGACCCCACTATACAAGCAAGTGTTTTGTCTTTATTTGAGCAAATCAGACAAGAATACAATATTTCAATAATTTTAATATCACACAATATTAGCGTTGTTGCAAAATTTTGTGATTACATTTATGTTATGTATGCAGGTAAAATTGTTGAAAAAGGGTTAAGAAAAAATATATTTACTGAACCAGCACATCCTTACACTTGAGCACTAATATCAGCTATTCCTGAAAGCAATGTGGAAGAATTATTTTCAATCAAAGGAACACCTCCTGATATGGCTAATTTACCAGCTGGCGATCCTTTTGCTCAAAGAAATGATTATGCTCTTGAAATAGATTTTGAAAAGGAACCGCCTTTAATAAAAATCAATGATAACCATAGCGCAGCTACTTGATTATTGCATCCAGATGCTCCAATAATTAAAAAACCAAAAGAATTAGAAAGAAAATTGAAATTTTTTAGAGAGGCTTTTGACAAACATGAAAAATAA
- a CDS encoding MSC_0882 family membrane protein gives MKFRPIQNNQTIEIVQSNRELDFGKDKEKIHQDPKRQFSPRIYKVIRSEKILKISLMMISFIIMISSIVAFFLVYFKVPPFNTSGKPLTGYLILFGILIFFSFVSGLKNSIENLRWTHTIQRYRDAISTGDYTSSATFHIVYKKIILKDINLLWMLIFIITYQGLFTLIIFGFYKSGAWVAGSKNGAFYINLDWPTWLDLSFKNTEFFCLISLIIMVSLVVSYIFIKIFDSKRLNDISDFLGERSVEVQDQIDKAKKDRNKMWLRIYLVVVVLTIFLPLALLLVAMWRGIIRRKKKVIAAA, from the coding sequence ATGAAATTTAGACCCATACAAAATAATCAAACAATTGAGATAGTTCAATCAAATCGTGAGTTGGATTTTGGCAAAGATAAAGAAAAAATACATCAAGATCCAAAGCGCCAATTTTCACCAAGAATTTACAAGGTTATTAGAAGTGAAAAAATTTTAAAAATATCACTAATGATGATTTCTTTTATAATTATGATTTCTTCTATTGTTGCTTTTTTCCTTGTTTATTTTAAGGTTCCACCTTTTAATACTAGCGGTAAGCCTTTAACGGGATATTTAATTCTTTTTGGCATTTTAATATTTTTTTCATTTGTATCTGGTCTTAAAAATTCAATTGAAAATTTACGCTGAACTCACACTATTCAAAGATATAGAGATGCTATTTCAACAGGCGATTATACTTCAAGTGCTACATTCCACATAGTATATAAAAAAATAATTTTAAAAGATATTAACTTGTTATGAATGCTTATATTTATTATTACTTATCAAGGATTATTTACATTAATTATTTTTGGTTTTTATAAATCAGGAGCATGAGTTGCTGGAAGCAAAAATGGAGCCTTTTATATTAATTTAGATTGACCAACATGGCTTGATTTAAGTTTTAAAAATACAGAATTTTTCTGTTTAATAAGCTTAATTATTATGGTTAGTCTAGTTGTTAGTTATATTTTTATAAAGATTTTTGATAGCAAAAGGCTAAATGATATAAGCGACTTTTTGGGCGAGAGATCAGTAGAAGTTCAAGATCAAATCGATAAAGCAAAAAAAGATCGCAACAAAATGTGGCTCAGAATTTATCTTGTTGTAGTTGTTCTTACAATTTTTCTTCCATTGGCTTTATTATTAGTGGCTATGTGAAGAGGAATCATCAGAAGAAAGAAGAAAGTGATCGCAGCTGCTTAA
- a CDS encoding DJ-1/PfpI family protein → MKLLVLVHNRFNDTELASVLSTFEKSGEFDEFTFYNPNYIKAQGQHGIINLSLENDFDFKSFDAIFIPGGAGAKELRNDKISLELIKKFKNDNKYIFAICDAPNVLYENGIIDDNMPYSSFPIESIDSNSGKLRNEELATCHEKIFTGKSAASSITFALLIIKKLFGDYKYETLKKALFGDR, encoded by the coding sequence ATGAAATTACTTGTTTTAGTTCATAATAGATTTAATGATACAGAACTTGCTTCAGTGCTTAGCACATTTGAAAAGTCAGGCGAATTTGATGAATTTACATTTTATAATCCTAATTATATTAAGGCTCAAGGACAACACGGAATAATAAATTTATCACTTGAAAATGATTTTGATTTTAAATCATTTGATGCAATTTTTATACCAGGTGGAGCAGGAGCGAAAGAATTAAGAAATGATAAAATTTCTTTGGAATTAATTAAGAAATTCAAGAATGATAACAAATATATTTTTGCGATTTGCGATGCTCCTAATGTGTTGTATGAAAACGGCATAATTGATGACAATATGCCCTATAGTTCTTTTCCAATAGAGTCGATTGACAGTAATTCTGGTAAATTAAGAAATGAAGAACTTGCAACATGCCATGAAAAAATATTTACGGGCAAAAGTGCCGCTAGTTCAATTACATTTGCATTATTAATCATTAAAAAATTATTTGGTGATTATAAGTATGAAACACTTAAAAAAGCTCTTTTTGGTGACAGATAA
- the rpmB gene encoding 50S ribosomal protein L28: MARRDQLSNRGPLSGNLRSHSMIATKRKFNVNLQKITITNSNGTPTTLKVSAKTIKTLKRKGILSV; encoded by the coding sequence ATGGCAAGAAGAGACCAACTAAGTAACAGAGGCCCTTTATCTGGTAACCTCCGCTCACATTCAATGATTGCAACAAAACGTAAATTTAACGTTAACTTACAAAAAATTACAATCACAAATAGCAATGGCACTCCAACAACATTAAAAGTTAGTGCTAAGACAATCAAGACTCTAAAGCGTAAAGGTATCCTTTCTGTTTAA
- a CDS encoding NAD(P)/FAD-dependent oxidoreductase produces the protein MQNEIIYDVAIIGAGPAGLNAALYSSRSGLKTILLEKEVPGGKINATAEVENWLGIKNIKGYELADNLFNHAVAFGAEFKSAEVEDINNISDNRKEIILKNGSTILSKTIIIATGLINRKPNDIENFELFDKKGINYCGVCDGPLYRGKTIFVLGDGNSAFEEALYLTSFSENITLITRSDKFYADELTVQKVISEPKIRILKNTYIKSLNGHEFLESVDLINHNGKITTEKCDSLFPMIGFIPTTSFIKNLNIANENGYISTDKNMETNIPGIYAAGDIRSKEVRQIITAASDGAIAAKAIWNKLK, from the coding sequence ATGCAAAATGAAATAATATATGATGTAGCCATTATTGGAGCTGGCCCTGCAGGATTGAATGCAGCTTTATATTCTTCCAGAAGTGGCCTTAAAACAATCTTATTGGAAAAAGAAGTCCCTGGAGGAAAAATCAATGCAACTGCTGAAGTTGAAAATTGATTAGGCATAAAGAATATCAAAGGATATGAACTTGCTGACAATTTATTTAACCATGCTGTTGCCTTCGGCGCAGAGTTTAAAAGTGCAGAAGTTGAAGACATCAATAACATAAGCGATAATAGAAAAGAAATTATTTTAAAAAATGGTTCTACTATTTTAAGCAAAACTATAATTATTGCGACTGGTTTAATCAATAGAAAACCTAATGACATAGAAAACTTTGAACTTTTTGACAAAAAAGGAATTAATTATTGTGGTGTATGCGATGGTCCTTTATACAGAGGCAAAACAATTTTTGTTCTAGGCGATGGAAACTCAGCATTCGAAGAGGCTTTATATCTAACAAGTTTTAGTGAAAATATAACTTTAATTACAAGAAGTGATAAATTTTATGCTGATGAATTAACAGTTCAAAAAGTAATTAGTGAGCCTAAAATTAGAATCTTAAAAAATACTTATATAAAATCATTAAATGGCCATGAATTTCTTGAATCTGTCGATTTAATAAACCATAATGGAAAAATTACAACTGAAAAATGTGATTCGCTTTTCCCAATGATCGGTTTTATTCCAACAACAAGTTTTATTAAAAATTTAAATATAGCTAATGAAAATGGATATATAAGCACAGACAAAAATATGGAAACAAATATTCCTGGTATTTATGCTGCTGGTGATATTAGAAGTAAAGAAGTAAGACAAATAATAACTGCCGCAAGTGATGGTGCAATTGCTGCTAAAGCGATCTGAAACAAACTTAAATAA